The Neisseria yangbaofengii genome contains a region encoding:
- a CDS encoding FixH family protein: MSQKKNVQPWYKNFWPWFLMVGPIFVVIASVSMFFVAKQNMTDLVSDDYYKDGKHIGIELKRDEEAVKRHIQAQVLISPDMDKAKVFVSGDFDAKQPVYLQLLHPAKKAEDQTITLKAVGSNVSSERMEYDAVFKPLPATNHWYVRVADEAGIWRVEDKWITSQGNAINLTPMDKLFGTDNAR; encoded by the coding sequence GTGTCGCAGAAAAAAAATGTACAACCTTGGTATAAAAACTTCTGGCCCTGGTTTTTGATGGTCGGCCCGATTTTTGTAGTCATCGCCAGCGTATCCATGTTTTTTGTTGCCAAGCAAAACATGACCGACTTGGTATCCGACGATTACTACAAAGACGGCAAGCACATCGGAATCGAATTGAAGCGCGACGAAGAAGCGGTCAAACGCCATATTCAGGCGCAAGTGTTAATCAGCCCGGATATGGATAAAGCCAAAGTGTTTGTCAGCGGCGATTTCGACGCCAAGCAGCCGGTTTACCTGCAATTGTTGCACCCTGCAAAAAAAGCAGAAGACCAAACCATTACCCTCAAAGCAGTAGGCAGCAACGTCTCATCCGAACGCATGGAATACGATGCCGTGTTCAAACCTTTGCCCGCCACCAATCACTGGTATGTGCGTGTGGCTGATGAAGCCGGTATCTGGCGTGTGGAAGACAAATGGATTACCAGCCAAGGCAATGCCATCAATCTGAC
- the ccoG gene encoding cytochrome c oxidase accessory protein CcoG: MSAEEKPTPAAEPEHHADEPQTEPKKDIGAQAKEEKLTPPKPAKPKSAAIQIHPAGERIHPKKAEGRFAKLRIAAILATQFVFYIIPWFNWSGRQAVLFNIPDRHFYIFGLSLGMGDLIYLALLLMICAFGLFWWTTIAGRLWCGYSCPQTVYTEIMLWIDNLVEGDRNKRLKLEKSPWNFTKIRIKATKYLLIFLFCAWTGITFAGWFNPIREFVPALFNGSAGGGAVFAAAFYGFMTFFMAHIMREKVCLHMCPYARFQSAMFDKDTLIISYDYERGEPRGARKKSVSREETPLGDCINCNMCVQVCPVGIDIRDGLQYQCIGCAACIDACDEIMDKMSYPRGLIRYTTEGALEHEYPESDIKKRLKRPRVAGYGAVLAIVIIAFITGISTRKMVEVDILKDRGVMVRENNQGWLENAYNLRIINNSEYDQVLTASVKGFEEIALTGLPEEGLKLPARETITIPVQVSTIPEYADKGSHPIEFIFVYQESGKADSDKVTIEEEATFIGE; the protein is encoded by the coding sequence ATGTCTGCCGAAGAAAAACCAACACCGGCCGCAGAACCCGAACATCATGCCGACGAGCCGCAAACCGAGCCTAAAAAAGACATCGGGGCTCAAGCCAAAGAGGAAAAATTAACTCCGCCGAAGCCTGCCAAGCCGAAATCGGCCGCAATTCAAATTCATCCGGCGGGCGAGCGCATCCACCCGAAAAAAGCCGAAGGCCGCTTTGCCAAGCTGCGTATTGCGGCAATATTGGCAACGCAATTTGTGTTTTACATTATTCCGTGGTTTAACTGGTCCGGCCGTCAAGCGGTATTATTCAACATTCCCGATCGCCATTTCTATATCTTCGGCCTGTCGTTGGGCATGGGCGACTTGATTTACTTGGCATTATTGCTGATGATTTGCGCGTTCGGCCTGTTTTGGTGGACGACCATTGCCGGCCGCTTGTGGTGCGGTTATTCTTGCCCGCAAACAGTTTACACCGAAATCATGCTTTGGATTGACAACTTGGTTGAAGGTGACCGCAACAAACGCCTGAAGCTGGAAAAATCACCGTGGAATTTCACCAAAATCCGCATCAAAGCAACCAAATACCTGCTAATTTTCCTGTTCTGCGCATGGACAGGCATTACCTTTGCCGGCTGGTTCAACCCGATTCGTGAGTTTGTACCGGCATTGTTTAATGGCTCAGCCGGCGGCGGTGCCGTCTTTGCCGCAGCCTTCTACGGCTTCATGACTTTCTTTATGGCGCACATCATGCGTGAAAAAGTGTGTCTGCACATGTGCCCTTACGCGCGCTTCCAAAGTGCGATGTTTGATAAAGACACGCTGATTATTTCTTATGATTACGAGCGTGGCGAACCGCGTGGCGCACGTAAGAAAAGCGTTTCCCGCGAAGAAACACCGCTGGGCGACTGCATCAACTGTAATATGTGCGTGCAAGTGTGCCCGGTCGGCATCGACATCCGAGACGGTTTGCAATATCAGTGTATCGGTTGTGCCGCCTGTATTGATGCCTGTGATGAAATCATGGATAAAATGAGCTATCCGCGCGGTCTGATTCGCTACACTACCGAAGGCGCGTTGGAACATGAATATCCTGAATCCGACATCAAGAAACGCTTGAAACGCCCACGCGTAGCCGGTTATGGCGCGGTATTGGCAATCGTGATTATTGCCTTTATTACCGGCATTTCCACCCGAAAAATGGTTGAAGTGGATATCTTAAAAGACCGCGGCGTGATGGTTCGTGAAAACAACCAAGGCTGGTTGGAAAATGCGTATAACCTGCGCATCATCAACAACAGCGAATACGACCAAGTCCTGACCGCCAGCGTAAAAGGCTTTGAAGAAATCGCCTTGACCGGTTTACCGGAAGAAGGTTTGAAATTGCCTGCCCGTGAAACCATCACCATTCCTGTGCAGGTATCCACCATTCCGGAATATGCCGACAAAGGCAGCCATCCTATTGAATTTATCTTCGTTTACCAAGAATCAGGCAAAGCTGATTCGGATAAAGTGACGATTGAAGAAGAAGCAACCTTTATCGGAGAGTAA
- a CDS encoding aminotransferase class I/II-fold pyridoxal phosphate-dependent enzyme has protein sequence MTQLKPKGNTAVNIAQSIEQLIRRKVWPEGCRLPTVRSLADELGVNPNTVSAAYKQLRAAGIIDTDGRRGSFVPHKTEILHSETAVPQGLVDLASGNVDRRLLPPLAPDLFDHYSLNADVGNYGDHPELIKFLKNWLAEHIGIESELMLLSSSLDIIERILMQRCISGCKVLIEDPCWPPLPALLAALRLEAVPLQMDDEGAVVPEQLSGDFSVVILTPRAHSPTGINYSRARWQQWQAFLNQYDALLIVDDHWAALSRQPFYGMQGFEGEWIYTTSTSKFLGTDARIAIAAGNSNILHAMKKRFALGPRWISKILQHLTWQLWQRLEGEAMHEISESYRVRRQTLFVCLNQHGIFPLGKNGEGFHIWLPVANEAQVIQFLAAKGWAVQSCAAFHFAKRGSVRITFSNLDLADCARLAGDIAETLNAGRKTIY, from the coding sequence ATGACTCAATTAAAACCTAAAGGCAATACCGCTGTCAATATTGCCCAATCCATCGAGCAGCTTATCCGCCGCAAAGTGTGGCCTGAAGGCTGCCGTTTGCCGACGGTGCGCAGTTTGGCGGACGAATTGGGGGTCAATCCCAATACCGTATCGGCCGCTTATAAACAATTGCGTGCTGCCGGCATTATCGATACCGATGGCCGGCGCGGCAGCTTTGTGCCACACAAAACCGAAATTTTGCACAGCGAAACCGCCGTTCCGCAAGGTTTGGTCGATTTGGCTTCGGGCAATGTCGACCGCCGCTTACTGCCGCCGCTGGCGCCGGATTTATTCGATCATTACAGTTTGAATGCTGATGTGGGCAATTATGGTGACCATCCTGAATTAATAAAATTTTTAAAAAACTGGTTGGCCGAGCACATCGGCATTGAGAGCGAATTAATGTTGCTTTCGAGCAGCCTGGATATTATTGAGCGCATTCTCATGCAACGCTGCATCAGCGGCTGTAAAGTATTGATTGAAGATCCATGCTGGCCGCCGCTGCCTGCTTTGTTGGCTGCTTTGCGCTTAGAAGCCGTGCCTTTGCAGATGGATGATGAAGGCGCGGTGGTACCCGAGCAATTGAGCGGTGATTTTTCCGTGGTGATTCTGACGCCGCGTGCGCATAGCCCGACCGGCATTAACTACAGCCGCGCGCGTTGGCAGCAATGGCAGGCATTTTTGAATCAGTACGATGCTTTGCTGATTGTCGACGACCACTGGGCGGCTTTGAGCCGGCAGCCTTTTTACGGCATGCAAGGTTTTGAAGGCGAATGGATCTACACCACGTCCACCAGTAAATTTCTCGGCACTGATGCGCGCATAGCGATTGCGGCCGGCAACAGCAATATCCTGCATGCCATGAAAAAGCGATTTGCCTTGGGGCCGCGTTGGATCAGCAAAATTCTGCAACATTTGACTTGGCAGCTGTGGCAGCGGCTGGAAGGAGAGGCTATGCATGAGATTTCGGAAAGCTATCGTGTCCGCCGCCAAACTTTGTTTGTATGTTTGAATCAACACGGCATTTTCCCTTTAGGCAAAAATGGCGAAGGCTTCCATATTTGGCTGCCGGTCGCCAATGAAGCGCAGGTGATTCAGTTTTTGGCGGCAAAGGGGTGGGCAGTGCAAAGTTGCGCGGCATTTCATTTTGCCAAACGCGGCTCGGTACGCATTACGTTCAGCAATCTGGATTTGGCTGATTGCGCGCGTTTGGCCGGCGACATTGCCGAAACGCTGAATGCAGGCCGTAAAACGATTTATTGA
- the tkt gene encoding transketolase, producing MSQLANAIRFLSADAVQKANSGHPGAPMGMAEMAEVLWTQYLNHNPANPKFYNRDRFVLSNGHASMILYSLLHLTGYNVSIEDLKNFRQLHSKTPGHPEYGYTDGVETTTGPLGQGIANAVGMALAEKILAAEFNKDGLDIVDHYTYVFLGDGCLMEGVSHEACSLAGTLGLGKLIVLYDDNNISIDGKVDGWFTEDIPQRFESYGWHVVPNVNGHDTAAIQTAIDAARAETGKPSIICCKTLIGKGAATKEGSHKTHGAPLGADEIEATRKHLGWTHAAFEVPQEVYEGWDAKEKGAQLENEWNKLFAEYRSRFPEEAAEFVRRMEKELPKNFDAYVQTALKEVCDKAETIATRKASQNSIETLAKVLPEFVGGSADLTPSNLTDWSDSKAVTAQNGGNYVHYGVREFGMGAIMNGLALHGGVKPFGATFLMFSEYQRNALRMAALMKINPIFVFTHDSIGLGEDGPTHQPVEQTATLRLIPNMDVWRPCDTAESLVAWAEAVKAADHPSSLIFSRQNLKFLQRSDEQLGNIQRGGYVISEAQGEAKAVIIATGSEVELALNAQAALAEEGIAVRVVSMPSTHAFDRQDAAYQAGVLPANLPRVAVEAGVTGGWYKYVGLNGKVVGLDRFGESAPAELLFKEFGFTTDNVVAAVKSVL from the coding sequence ATGTCACAACTGGCAAACGCAATCCGCTTCCTTTCCGCAGACGCGGTACAAAAAGCCAACTCCGGCCACCCGGGTGCGCCGATGGGCATGGCTGAAATGGCCGAAGTTTTGTGGACGCAATATCTCAACCACAATCCTGCCAATCCGAAATTCTACAACCGTGACCGTTTTGTATTGTCTAACGGCCACGCGTCGATGATTTTATACAGCCTGTTGCACCTGACCGGTTACAATGTTTCTATTGAAGATTTGAAAAATTTCCGCCAACTGCACAGTAAAACGCCGGGCCACCCGGAATACGGCTACACCGACGGCGTAGAAACCACTACCGGCCCATTGGGCCAAGGTATTGCCAATGCGGTGGGCATGGCTTTGGCGGAAAAAATCTTGGCGGCCGAGTTCAACAAAGACGGTTTGGACATTGTCGATCACTACACCTATGTGTTCTTGGGTGACGGCTGCTTGATGGAAGGCGTGTCACACGAAGCCTGCTCGTTGGCCGGTACCTTAGGCTTGGGCAAATTGATTGTTCTGTATGACGACAACAACATTTCCATTGACGGTAAAGTGGACGGCTGGTTTACCGAAGACATTCCGCAACGGTTTGAAAGCTATGGCTGGCATGTAGTACCGAATGTCAACGGCCACGATACCGCAGCGATTCAGACGGCCATCGATGCCGCCCGCGCCGAAACCGGCAAACCTTCCATCATCTGTTGCAAAACCTTAATCGGTAAAGGAGCGGCAACCAAAGAAGGCAGCCATAAAACCCACGGTGCGCCATTGGGTGCGGATGAAATCGAAGCCACGCGCAAACATTTGGGCTGGACGCATGCCGCGTTTGAAGTGCCGCAAGAAGTGTATGAAGGTTGGGATGCCAAAGAAAAAGGCGCGCAACTGGAAAACGAATGGAACAAACTGTTTGCCGAATACCGAAGCCGCTTCCCTGAAGAAGCCGCCGAATTCGTGCGCCGCATGGAAAAAGAATTGCCGAAAAACTTCGATGCTTATGTTCAGACGGCCTTGAAAGAAGTGTGCGACAAAGCCGAAACCATCGCTACCCGTAAAGCCAGCCAAAACAGCATCGAAACCTTGGCCAAAGTGTTGCCGGAATTTGTCGGCGGCTCGGCGGATTTGACCCCTTCTAACTTAACCGACTGGTCAGACAGCAAAGCCGTTACCGCTCAAAACGGCGGCAACTATGTGCATTACGGTGTGCGCGAATTCGGTATGGGCGCCATCATGAACGGCTTGGCACTGCACGGCGGTGTGAAACCGTTTGGCGCGACTTTCCTGATGTTCAGCGAATACCAACGCAACGCCTTGCGCATGGCGGCACTGATGAAAATCAACCCGATTTTCGTGTTCACCCACGATTCCATCGGCTTGGGGGAAGACGGTCCGACCCACCAACCGGTCGAGCAAACCGCCACCTTGCGCCTGATTCCGAACATGGATGTATGGCGTCCTTGTGACACTGCCGAATCTCTGGTGGCATGGGCAGAAGCGGTGAAAGCTGCCGATCACCCGAGCAGCCTGATTTTCAGCCGCCAAAATCTGAAATTCCTGCAACGCAGCGACGAGCAGTTGGGCAACATCCAGCGCGGCGGCTACGTCATCAGCGAAGCCCAAGGCGAAGCCAAAGCGGTGATTATCGCTACCGGTTCGGAAGTCGAATTGGCCTTGAACGCACAAGCCGCCTTGGCCGAAGAAGGCATTGCCGTGCGCGTGGTGTCTATGCCGTCAACCCATGCATTCGACCGCCAAGACGCCGCTTACCAAGCCGGCGTATTGCCGGCCAACCTGCCGCGCGTCGCAGTAGAAGCGGGAGTGACCGGCGGTTGGTACAAATACGTCGGCTTAAACGGCAAAGTGGTCGGTCTCGATCGCTTCGGCGAATCGGCTCCGGCAGAGTTGCTGTTTAAAGAGTTTGGCTTTACTACGGACAATGTGGTTGCGGCCGTGAAATCAGTGTTGTAA
- a CDS encoding aldo/keto reductase, whose translation MPQNRTINNTPVHPIGLGCMNLSHAYGTPPDKQTAIDFLRQAIDLGYNHFDTATLYGFGANETLVGKALKNHRSNIFLASKCGMGGINGKRVIDGRPETLIRQADESLQRLQTDVIDLYYLHRRDKNVPVEESVGTLSRLVEQGKIRAIGLSEVSADTLEKAHAVHPIAALQTEYSLWTRNPEIAVLDKTRELGIAFAAFSPIARGFLGNLRDITALEEKDIRRPMPRFSAENYPANLKLRDQLQTLADEAGCTAAQLGLAWLLAQSDNILPIPGTTNPQHLADNIAAADLNIAADILRQAGELINQHSVKGARYPAAAQTEIDTEEF comes from the coding sequence ATGCCCCAAAACCGCACCATCAACAATACCCCCGTCCATCCCATCGGCCTCGGTTGCATGAACCTCAGTCATGCATACGGCACGCCGCCGGACAAACAAACCGCCATCGATTTCCTACGCCAAGCCATAGATTTGGGTTACAACCATTTCGACACCGCCACCCTTTACGGTTTCGGCGCCAATGAAACCTTAGTCGGCAAAGCCCTGAAAAATCACCGCAGCAATATTTTCCTTGCCAGCAAATGCGGCATGGGCGGCATCAACGGCAAACGCGTCATCGACGGCCGTCCCGAAACCTTAATCCGCCAAGCCGACGAATCGCTGCAACGCCTGCAAACCGATGTCATCGACTTGTATTACCTGCACCGCCGGGACAAAAACGTGCCGGTTGAAGAAAGCGTCGGCACCCTGTCGCGCTTGGTTGAGCAAGGCAAAATCCGCGCCATAGGCTTATCCGAAGTTTCCGCTGACACCTTGGAAAAAGCCCACGCTGTGCACCCGATTGCCGCCTTGCAAACCGAATATTCCTTATGGACACGCAATCCCGAAATTGCCGTTTTAGATAAAACGCGTGAGCTGGGCATCGCCTTTGCCGCCTTCAGCCCGATTGCCCGCGGCTTCTTGGGCAATCTGCGCGACATTACCGCCTTGGAAGAAAAAGACATCCGCCGCCCGATGCCGCGTTTCAGTGCCGAAAACTATCCTGCCAACCTGAAACTGCGCGACCAACTGCAAACCCTTGCCGATGAAGCAGGCTGTACCGCCGCCCAACTGGGCTTGGCATGGCTGCTGGCGCAATCCGACAACATCCTGCCGATTCCCGGCACCACCAACCCGCAGCACTTGGCCGATAACATCGCCGCCGCAGATTTGAATATTGCCGCAGACATATTGCGGCAAGCCGGTGAATTAATCAATCAACACAGCGTCAAAGGCGCCCGCTATCCTGCCGCCGCGCAAACCGAGATTGATACGGAAGAGTTTTAA
- a CDS encoding Gfo/Idh/MocA family oxidoreductase, producing MAQTIKVALAGAGAFGEKHLDGIKNIPDVEVVALISRDLEKTKAVAEKYGIGFATTELADALAMPEVDAVILCTPTQLHAEQTLQCLRAGKHVQVEIPLADSWADAEEVLRVQKETGLVAMVGHTRRFNPSHQWVHNKIQAGELNIQQMDVQTYFFRRTNTNAKGEARSWTDHLLWHHAAHTVDLFQYQTGSKVVKANAIQGPKHPELGIAMDMSIQLQAENGAICTLSLSFNNDGPLGTFFRYICDNGTYIARYDDLVNGKEEPVDVSNVAVSMNGIELQDREFFAAIREGRQPNSGVESVIECYKVLGGLEKQLA from the coding sequence ATGGCACAAACCATCAAAGTCGCGCTGGCCGGTGCCGGTGCATTCGGCGAAAAACACCTTGACGGCATCAAAAACATTCCCGATGTCGAAGTCGTAGCGCTCATCAGCCGTGATTTGGAAAAAACCAAAGCCGTAGCCGAAAAATACGGCATCGGTTTTGCCACCACCGAATTGGCCGATGCCTTGGCCATGCCTGAAGTCGATGCCGTGATTTTGTGCACCCCGACCCAATTGCACGCCGAACAAACGCTGCAATGTCTGCGCGCGGGCAAACACGTCCAAGTGGAAATCCCGTTGGCCGATTCTTGGGCGGACGCTGAAGAAGTGTTGCGCGTGCAAAAAGAAACCGGCTTGGTTGCCATGGTCGGCCACACCCGCCGTTTCAACCCAAGCCACCAATGGGTGCACAACAAAATTCAAGCCGGCGAATTGAACATCCAGCAAATGGACGTGCAAACCTACTTCTTCCGCCGCACCAACACCAACGCCAAAGGCGAAGCCCGCTCATGGACAGACCACCTGCTGTGGCACCACGCTGCGCACACCGTTGACCTGTTCCAATACCAAACCGGCAGCAAAGTGGTGAAAGCCAACGCCATCCAAGGTCCGAAACACCCTGAACTGGGCATCGCCATGGACATGTCGATTCAACTGCAAGCCGAAAACGGCGCAATTTGTACCTTGTCGCTATCGTTCAACAACGACGGCCCATTGGGCACATTCTTCCGCTACATCTGCGACAACGGCACCTACATCGCCCGCTACGACGATTTGGTAAACGGTAAAGAAGAGCCGGTTGACGTGAGCAATGTTGCCGTATCGATGAACGGCATCGAGCTGCAGGACCGCGAATTCTTCGCCGCCATCCGCGAAGGCCGCCAGCCGAATTCCGGCGTCGAAAGCGTGATTGAATGCTACAAAGTATTGGGCGGACTGGAAAAACAGTTGGCTTAA
- a CDS encoding class III extradiol dioxygenase subunit beta gives MAKITASVYTSHIPAVGVAWDLKKTGEDYWKPVFAGYEYSKEWQKENNPDVIILVYNDHTNNFGFDLIPTFALGMNEEFQPADEGWGRRPVPNVPGDQNFASHLAHSVIEQGFDLTLCYEMEVDHGLTVPLTVMFGDMEKWPVKVIPLHVNVVQYPVPSGQRCYDLGKAVKKAVESYDEDLNVHIWGTGGMSHQLQGPRAGLINKEWDNRFLDDLIADPKELAKKPHVEYVREAGSEGIELVMWLIARAAMCDEGEEPIVKHRFYHVPASNTAVGHLILEAPKK, from the coding sequence ATGGCTAAAATTACCGCAAGCGTTTACACTTCCCACATTCCGGCTGTCGGTGTGGCTTGGGATTTGAAAAAAACCGGCGAAGACTACTGGAAACCGGTATTCGCCGGCTACGAATACAGCAAAGAATGGCAAAAAGAAAATAATCCCGACGTGATTATTTTGGTGTATAACGACCACACCAACAATTTCGGTTTCGACCTGATTCCGACCTTCGCCTTGGGCATGAACGAAGAATTCCAACCCGCCGACGAAGGCTGGGGCCGCCGCCCTGTGCCGAATGTGCCGGGCGATCAAAATTTTGCTTCGCACTTGGCGCACTCGGTAATCGAGCAAGGTTTCGATTTGACTTTGTGCTACGAAATGGAAGTCGACCACGGCCTGACCGTGCCGCTGACCGTGATGTTCGGCGATATGGAAAAATGGCCGGTGAAAGTGATTCCGCTGCATGTGAATGTGGTGCAATATCCGGTACCGAGCGGCCAACGCTGCTACGATTTGGGCAAAGCCGTCAAAAAAGCCGTCGAAAGCTACGACGAAGATTTAAACGTCCACATCTGGGGCACCGGCGGCATGAGCCACCAACTGCAAGGCCCGCGCGCCGGCTTGATCAATAAAGAATGGGACAACCGGTTCTTAGACGATCTGATTGCCGACCCGAAAGAATTGGCGAAAAAACCGCATGTCGAATATGTGCGTGAAGCCGGTTCGGAAGGCATTGAATTAGTGATGTGGCTGATTGCCCGCGCCGCCATGTGCGACGAAGGCGAAGAGCCAATCGTGAAACACCGCTTCTATCATGTTCCGGCCTCGAATACCGCTGTCGGCCACCTGATTTTGGAAGCACCTAAGAAGTAA
- the ligA gene encoding protocatechuate 4,5-dioxygenase subunit alpha has translation MALDKPYKDIPGTLIFDSEQAGKGYHLNQFCMSLRSAANRERFKADERAYLDEWPMSEEQKQAVMARDLNRCMELGGNIYVLAKIGATDGLTFQQMAGSMTGMSEEEYRNMMINGGRSIEGNRYLHEQENQ, from the coding sequence ATGGCATTGGACAAGCCTTACAAAGACATTCCCGGCACCCTCATTTTCGATTCGGAACAGGCCGGCAAGGGATATCACCTCAACCAATTCTGCATGTCGCTGCGTTCTGCCGCCAACCGCGAGCGTTTCAAAGCCGACGAACGCGCCTATCTCGACGAATGGCCGATGAGCGAAGAGCAAAAGCAAGCCGTGATGGCGCGTGATTTGAACCGCTGCATGGAATTGGGCGGCAATATTTACGTGTTGGCCAAAATCGGCGCCACCGACGGCCTGACCTTCCAGCAAATGGCCGGCAGCATGACCGGCATGAGCGAAGAAGAATACCGCAACATGATGATCAACGGCGGCCGCAGCATCGAAGGCAACCGCTACTTACACGAACAAGAAAACCAATAA
- a CDS encoding amidohydrolase family protein, which yields MSTFEKTPGWLDFYPNPSKPKLQLPQGAVDAHCHVFGPGDKFPYAPERKYTPCDAGKEKLFALRDLLGFERNVIVQATCHGTDNRALVDALETAGNKARGVATVKADVTEEELRRLHAAGVRGVRFNFVKRLVDTAPVEALRAIAGKIAPLGWHIVIYFEAADLAEYYDFFTSLPTTVVVDHMGRPDVAQPAHGGDFELFVKLMRENGNFWSKLSCPERLSNTGPKALDGEQNAYTDVVPFARRLMQEFPDRVLFGTDWPHPNLKDHMPDDGLLVDWVAQIAPTEVERQKLLVDNPMRLYWPEEYQA from the coding sequence ATGAGCACATTTGAAAAAACACCGGGCTGGTTGGATTTTTACCCTAATCCGTCCAAGCCCAAACTGCAATTGCCGCAAGGTGCAGTCGATGCCCACTGCCACGTGTTCGGCCCCGGCGACAAATTTCCCTACGCCCCCGAGCGCAAATACACTCCTTGCGATGCCGGCAAAGAAAAATTGTTTGCCTTGCGCGATTTGCTCGGCTTTGAGCGAAACGTGATTGTGCAGGCCACCTGCCACGGCACCGACAACCGCGCCTTAGTGGATGCACTCGAAACCGCCGGTAACAAAGCCCGCGGCGTAGCCACGGTGAAAGCCGATGTGACGGAAGAAGAATTGCGACGCTTACATGCAGCCGGTGTGCGCGGCGTGCGCTTCAACTTTGTGAAACGCTTGGTCGATACCGCACCGGTAGAAGCCTTGCGCGCCATTGCCGGCAAAATCGCACCTTTGGGCTGGCACATCGTGATTTATTTTGAAGCCGCCGATTTGGCCGAATACTACGATTTCTTCACGTCGCTGCCGACTACCGTGGTCGTTGACCACATGGGCCGCCCTGACGTTGCCCAACCTGCCCACGGCGGCGATTTTGAATTGTTTGTCAAACTCATGCGCGAAAACGGGAATTTCTGGAGCAAACTGTCTTGCCCGGAACGCCTGAGTAACACCGGCCCGAAAGCACTCGACGGCGAACAAAACGCCTACACCGACGTTGTACCGTTTGCCCGCCGCCTGATGCAGGAATTCCCCGACCGCGTCTTGTTCGGCACCGACTGGCCGCACCCGAACTTAAAAGACCACATGCCGGATGACGGTTTGCTGGTTGATTGGGTTGCACAAATCGCTCCGACCGAAGTCGAACGCCAAAAACTGTTGGTCGATAATCCGATGCGTTTATACTGGCCGGAAGAATATCAAGCTTAA
- the pobA gene encoding 4-hydroxybenzoate 3-monooxygenase, translated as MKTQVAIIGAGPSGLLLGQLLYQNGIDNVILERKSGEYVLSRIRAGVLEHTTVRGLEKAGAAGRMHKEGLVHTGVELLFNDRHVRIDFEKEVGKNVVVYGQTEVTRDLMDARAATGGVTVYEADNVSLHGIDTAAPYVTYTKDGGEHRLDCDFIAGCDGFHGVSRQSIPADVLKSYERVYPFGWLGLLSDTPPVSDELIYAKHDNGFVLCSQRSNTRSRYYLQVPLTDKVEDWSDERFWTELKNRLPAETAAKLVTGSSLEKSIAPLRSFVSEPMRYKSLFLAGDAAHIVPPTGAKGLNLAAGDVQCLADAFDDYYRNQSNTGIDGYSDRCLKRVWAAERFSWYMTKLLHTFPDSDDFERKIQEAEFNQLNLTENAAKTLAENYVGLPY; from the coding sequence ATGAAAACCCAAGTTGCCATCATCGGCGCAGGCCCGTCGGGTTTGCTGCTCGGCCAATTGCTGTATCAAAACGGCATCGACAATGTGATTTTAGAGCGCAAAAGCGGCGAATATGTATTGAGCCGCATTCGTGCCGGCGTATTGGAACACACCACCGTGCGAGGTTTGGAAAAAGCCGGTGCTGCCGGGCGCATGCACAAAGAAGGCCTGGTGCATACCGGCGTGGAATTGTTGTTCAACGACCGGCATGTGCGCATCGATTTTGAAAAAGAAGTCGGCAAAAACGTGGTTGTGTACGGACAAACCGAAGTCACCCGCGACTTGATGGATGCCCGCGCAGCTACCGGCGGCGTGACCGTTTACGAAGCCGACAACGTGTCCCTGCACGGCATCGACACCGCCGCGCCTTATGTCACCTACACCAAAGACGGCGGAGAACACCGCTTGGATTGCGACTTCATCGCCGGTTGCGATGGTTTCCACGGCGTATCGCGCCAAAGCATTCCGGCCGATGTGTTGAAATCTTACGAACGCGTGTACCCATTCGGCTGGTTGGGCTTGTTATCCGACACGCCCCCTGTTTCCGACGAATTGATTTACGCCAAACACGACAACGGTTTCGTGTTGTGCAGCCAACGCTCGAACACCCGCAGCCGCTATTACCTGCAAGTGCCGCTGACCGACAAAGTAGAAGATTGGTCAGACGAGCGTTTCTGGACAGAATTGAAAAACCGCCTGCCGGCCGAAACCGCTGCCAAATTGGTGACCGGTTCGAGCTTGGAAAAAAGCATTGCCCCATTGCGCAGCTTCGTGAGCGAGCCTATGCGCTACAAATCTTTGTTTCTAGCAGGCGATGCCGCGCACATCGTGCCGCCGACCGGTGCCAAAGGCCTGAATCTGGCCGCGGGTGACGTGCAATGTTTGGCCGATGCCTTTGACGATTACTACCGCAATCAAAGCAACACAGGCATTGACGGCTACTCCGATCGCTGCTTGAAACGCGTGTGGGCGGCGGAGCGTTTCTCTTGGTACATGACCAAGCTGCTGCACACCTTCCCCGACAGCGACGATTTCGAACGGAAAATACAGGAAGCAGAGTTCAACCAATTGAATTTGACCGAAAACGCGGCCAAAACCTTGGCAGAAAACTACGTCGGCCTGCCTTACTAA